The DNA region CTCCCTGTCCGCTTCCGCCCGCAGCTCGGCTGGCACGCCATCCAGCAGGACGGCCGCGACCTGATCCGCCGGATTCAGCCGCTCCAGTTCCCGGACGTACCGCGGCGCGCCGCCGGGTCCGCGCCCGGCCCGCCGCCCTCCGGCCCTTCCGCCGGCATCGCTCTCCAGCGAGGCCATGGCCCGGGCGATCGTGCGGGCTAGCCAGCGGTCGCCGTCCCGGCGCGCCTGGCGTTCGCGGTAGGCGTCCCCCACACCGCCCGATTCCGGGCACGCGAAGACGTCCCGGATCAGGTCCGGGTCCGCCCCTGACCGGAGGAGGATCCGGACGGCGCGGAACGCGGGTTCGGACCTCAGACCCCGTGGGATGGGCCGCCGGATCAACTCCAGCGCCCACTCCGGCAGGTGCAGTCCGGCGAGGAGCGTGTCCAGCGGGACATCCGCGCGAGGCGGTCGCGTGAAGCGCACCCCGACCCGCCGCCCTGCGGCGTCCGCCGCAGGGACGGGCATGGGATGCCGGCGGATCACGTCGGCGAAGTCGGCCGGCCGGTAGACCCTGGACGGGTCGAGCGCGAGGATCCGCGCCGGCGCGGGCGTGCCGTACTTGGCCTTGATGTTGAGCGTCCCCGGCAGCCTGAGCACCCTTGCCAGGTCATGGACGACGTTCGCGCCGGGCGAGAGCCCGAGCTCGGCGCCCAGCGCCCAGAGCGCGGCGCGCACCCGGCCCCGCTGGGGGTCGTCCGGCGCGCCCAGCGGCACGGGCCGGCGGAGCAGCCAGTAGG from Bacillota bacterium includes:
- a CDS encoding DNA-primase RepB domain-containing protein, giving the protein MSTAARDLSTGPSTPAPQAAGQAASAPSDADALALLRLLYDQPGVAGHLEIRLIPEGGGRPEQRFFPLPEGVGAAARFALSMSGRAHVFFGVYPRSRPRGRDDDVAAATCLFADLDAKDFPGGAVEIDRNLAEVAEKGLAPTAVVASGGGRHAYWLLRRPVPLGAPDDPQRGRVRAALWALGAELGLSPGANVVHDLARVLRLPGTLNIKAKYGTPAPARILALDPSRVYRPADFADVIRRHPMPVPAADAAGRRVGVRFTRPPRADVPLDTLLAGLHLPEWALELIRRPIPRGLRSEPAFRAVRILLRSGADPDLIRDVFACPESGGVGDAYRERQARRDGDRWLARTIARAMASLESDAGGRAGGRRAGRGPGGAPRYVRELERLNPADQVAAVLLDGVPAELRAEADREGWPDERSRARAAEEIARACLRAGMAPAAAYLALTVHAVGLGKDPQTVSRWVRAAERAVAGARRGLGRTGRGSEREGGIGDVGSAGRRADGPAAGGAG